The sequence GAAAAGATTGCTGATATGTATAAGTCATCCCTCAGTAATGGAGACTGAACTTAATGGAGGTATTTGGGACTGAAGAGGATGAGGAATTCTAAAGCCAAGCTATTGAGAAGATCACCATCAGAAATACTGAAATTCACACAGACGGTGAGAGAACCCAACGGGATGTTCTAGGCCAGGTGTTCAAGTCGGAAggtgaaggaataaataaaagcattgaAGAACCAGGTGGTGTGAGTTCAAGATTATTGAAGAAAGAACTGATGGGGTCCACGATCAAAGggacgagactgatacaaagtgaaggtcaagcaaagctttatttctcaccagcaccgagaatcaaaccgaccggccAGAGCTATCTCTTATGGAGAGAGCGACaccccccagcctcacagactaactttcatagagcaaaggccatgtggttgagcctggccaatgagactgtaacacacagagaaagttgcatagtcatgttcggtcacacgcaggtggccaattgaattacaatttaccctatagtagctgtttgaactagcctatcactgtggtcagaattggcaccctagtctggtgcccaaaaggcggggtttacattctttggtgtttagggagatagtatgtgtgctttactgattggatgtctccacctggcctgactcgtcctgGTATTCTGGGCTCTgctatctccacctgacctgacccgtcCTTGTATTTGGACTCTCTTATCAGGGAttggtcgaccatattttactggtttcccaggcttgcttctaagtaagtttctctcgGGGTGAggggttggtggggggcaggggagcagagtcagtttaagtttactgcacaaacaacaaaatggctttttaaccaagatggagtcgctctggctaagtaggcccttacaaaaCTGCTCTTTCTCTAGACCTATAAGTTAAAGGGAGTAGAAGATGCGGTTCAGGAACCACcatcaaacaaaaaataaattccttgttTATCTTCCCAATTAACCTTTGAATTGTTACTCAACTAACTTTTATAAGTAATATGTGTATGTTAGTAGAAATATTGGTGCGAACCCAATTGTTTTAATTGAGCCACTCACTCAAGGAATTCTGTTGACTAACCATTCCATGCCACACATTGCCCTTTTGCCACCAAACTTGCAAGCACTAATTTTATCTGATAAGTAGTAAGGTCAGCTGGAAGATTTACATCAGAGAGCTGGAAAGAAATCAAGTTTGAGGAAATAAAGATGGCATTGCTAATGGGTACATGTTGTTTTCTGCTTACAGAGTCTATATTTCTTGGCTATGAAGACAGGATATAGGAATTGGAGTCAGGGGACCCAGACTTTAGTTCTAGCTTGGCTGTTAATAGGCAGTGTGATTTCATATGAGTCACTTCCTAACTTTAAGCTCCAATTTCCTTATCTAcaaataaaggaatttaaaagttttttgttttgttttgttttgtttttctccagctcTTCTAAACTCTGATACTAAATTTAGTTCCCCTGTTTCAGGAGACATATGACCTAATATAGGAGATATTGATATATTGCTAGAAGTCACTTTACATTTGGTTTCTTAACCTTTCTGGTTCTCATTGTTATCATTTACAAAATAGAGATATGAATTCCAATTGTATCTACTCACAGGAAGattgtaaagattaaaatataatagATTGGAATATGCTAGTTATAAGGAGTATCCTTATCACCAACACATTACTCAAATGCAGAAATATATTTAGATTCTTTAGCTTCCTGATTCTCTCCTTAAAGTCTCTTTTACTAGCTGAGATCCAGATACATGTTATTGACTTATTACTGAGTATTTGGGCTTCTAATTTttattagcaagacaagaaagaaaagaaaaaaagaaaaattgtgctACTTGCCAGTGGTGTCAAGAAATTATTTGTAGCAGTATAAAGCTAGAAAGATCTTTTGGAATTATCATGGATTTCTTTTCACCACAATGTCTTCCATGTCCtcataaccacacacacacacacacacacacacaaaaaaggtgaTCAAGAGCTGCCCAGTTAATTTGGATAAtgaacttttttgtgtgtgagttaTACTTCTTAAGCCCTTCTGTGACTTCTGAAGCCACCATTTCTGTTATGCTTGGTAATATCTGTATATCATCTTTCTTATCTATACAGAAGGTGGTTGtgaaaatggaacaaaatggtATTTGCAACAGCACATTATAAACCATACAACACCCACAATGCTTATAACCATTAACCATTAAGCCATGTAGGACATTTCCACTGCATATGTCAATTTTCACAAATAATGGTTTTACTCAAAGTCTTATCTATAAGTTTAAATTAAGTATGTCACTTTAAAATCAGAAGCTATTAGGAGCAGAGTATCCCTCTGTGTAAAACTTTATCCAATTTATCCAATAAAGATTAATTTGAACATTAATGTTGAAATATGATAAGAATATTTTGATGATCAAAgtatagagaagaaaatgtgatatCGTGGAGAAGAATAGATAAGATTTTACCAATATGGGAATTGAAACAAGATTTCAAAATCCGAGCTACTTATATTACGCACGAAAAGTTTCATTTTATCAGGAGTAGATCATTTGAACAAGTCTTAAAGGGCAACAAAATCAATTGATACTCTGGACTTAATGTTCACCAACAATAAATAATGAGGTCCTGGTGTGGTGAGGGAAAAAACAGGAAATTTTGTGAACTGTAtagtagagaaggaaggaaaccttgGGGACAAGACAGATAGGTCTTGTTGGCTTTGGGAGAAAGGTTTCTTAAAATAGAGTAAAAATGTATGTGTTACTCAGTAACCAGATTGTCTGGAGGTAAATAGGTTTAAAGATAAATGGGAAACTTCAAAAACAGAATAGCAActctagaaaatacaaatttacaAATAATACCTAAGAggtattttatacatatgtatatgtacagaCGTGATACctaaatggaaagatatcaaAAATAACTGTAAGTAGGTTCGGAGCTCTCTGATAACTTGCAGTGTAAAACCACACTTCGGAGTCATGGAGGCCCTATTCCTGCCTTCAATGGGCTGAAATGACAGGTGGAAGAATCAGGAAGAGGAGGTGAATACAGCTTCTTCTAAGGTAACGCAGATGTCTTTGTGACACGACTCACGgtcaataagaagaaaagaactcTTCCGCATAATTTAGCCTAAAATTAGGTTAACAGGTAAGGTATCTCGTGAGGGTTGTTGTTGGGAAAACAACACATGCAGGGCAATATCtgactttgcttttttaaaaagatttgtttattcattttagagagagaagagaaagcacatgcaCCTGCAAGCATGGTTTGGGAGAGGTTAGAAGGAGAGACTCACACCCACATTCCTCACCGAGGTcaaagcccagcacagggctccatcccatgacccatgaaatcatgaactgagcccaaaccaaaagtcagccacctaaccaactgagtcatccaggtgcccctgtttttttgtttgtttgtttttaacataggGACCgatagagaaacagagaaaaaaagaataaaactgtattCAGGCTATAAGACCACTGGGATATCTGTAatcctttttttcctattcagGACATGAAATATTCCGCTGTGGAAGCCCATTTTGACCATGCCTTAAAACCCATACTAGATACAGTGAAGACTTCCATGTCATGGGAGGAGCAAAAACAAGGAGGTTAAGGGACTTGAAGGGGAAACATGGTGTAAAGAAGCGAGAGTGAGAATTCCACCTCATGGGAATGCTCTCTACAACCGAGGGGAACCCACACTGGCCCAGGACAAGTGTGTGGAGATCAGATCCTGCAGGATATGTGGCGCATGTAGACAAGCTAGCAATATCAAAGGCACAACCTCTTCCATCCCACCTCCCAGCGACAAGAAATTCAGATTTATCATTGAGCGCATGGAGTAAAATAATGTCTAAACCTTTTAGAGGttcattctctgtgtgtgtgtgtgtgtgtgtgtgtgtgtgtcttctacAGATAGGAAAGGGACACATGCTACTCCCATCCTTTCCCAGCCAGAGGTAGGCATCTGAGACAACTTCAGAGTGGGCGGGGGACATACAGTGGGTGGTTTGTGAAGAACATATGGACAAAGAAAACAGGTGAATCTGATTTCTGGGACAACCTTTTCCCCACCCACAGAGGAAAACGCCACATGCCCCATGGCCCTTGATTATGTTTGAGGATAGTAATATTTGCGTTTTGGATCTAAGTTGCTCTACGTGATATGACAGACACTGAGAGAAATCATCCCACTAGAACTGAGAAAAGGATGGAAGTTTTGAGACTGTTGCAGTTACAGTAGGAAATGATTGCAGGATGGCCAGAAACTAGCCATGGTGGTCCTAAGAAAACCATCCAAGAGTCACAGGGAAAATAGAGAGGCTGGTCAGAGAGTAGAATCACAAATATTTTGGAGAATGAGCTGCTCAGCTCAAAACTGATTTTACTGGACAGAACTGAGTGCATTCTATTTTGGTAAAAGTATTAAGtttcaaaaacataagaaactgTATCGATGTGCAGATAACCCATCTGTACTCCCTAGCATTCCCCATTCTGGGGCACAATAATCGGACTTCCAGGTGCAAACACTTTGCAATTCTCCGCTTTCGGGCTTTCTCTGGACCATAAAACATACTCAGGTTGCAACACCACATAAAGTAATTTGGAGTTATTGCCTCCCTTTTACCCCCTAGAAGTCCTTCAAAAAAAGACTTGATGGAATAGACAGATAAATATCCGCATTTCCTAAGCTCTGAGGCAGAACAATTCTAAAGCATGTTCTACACTGTCTCCTAGAATCCCCAAGTAGTAGTGAGCCTTTATTGTCCATCAAAGTCACCTAGGAAATAATACAGTTTTAATGGGTTTCTTTCTCATCCTTAAGTCACTTCCCTATTCCTCTTCCAGTGCTCCCAGGAATCAcctctctgaaaaacattctgatatTGAGAAAGCTTATTGGATAATGGAAGGAAAAGTCCATTATAGTGGATTTCTGGAAATGATAGAAAATCCCAGTGTACTTATTGGAGACTCTTGGATAGACTAAGCAGACCAGAAATCACACTTATGCCTAAGCCTCTTGCAATCAGATTCCAAGAAATAAGGTACCAGTGAGAGAATTGATGCTCAAGGTTAGTGAAGAGTAAAGGATTTATAGATCCCTTCTTCAAAAGTTTATCTGTCCTTGTCAAGGTCACATATAGTCCAGAGAATTTTAATATGATCATAAAATTATACtggttattttgatatttttagaaaataagaagtGAGTGTAGAAGAATGGAGAAGGCAAGATTTGCCTTGATTTTAAAAGTAATGCTCAAAGAATGTTTCAAATTCTATAATGATGAGcttaaaacaaaatcagaattatttttaaaaatagatgcctTGTGGCCATTTTTCTCAAAAAGTGGTAATAATTAATAAACAGCATTACAAATTAAACTAATTCCCTTTCTCCATAGATTCACTGACACAGTAGGAGAAAATTATCTGTTTCCTGATTGCAAGGCAACTTAATTTCTCATGCTCTTCTCCTAAATAGGAAGAAATTGAGTGAATCTCCACTTAAAGAGGATTGGAAAGTTGATATGTATTATTCTAGCCAGGCGATACGTATTATGAGTATCAAACTTGGAAATACTAACATTTCGTACAGGATAATTGTCTCTTGGGGGGAGGCTTTCCAATGCACTGTAAGTTGTTTATGAACATCCCTGGTCTGCCCCCAGTAGATGCCAGTAGCATTCTCCATCCCTGCCATGACAACCAAAACTATATCCAGACATTACCCAATGACCTGTGGGGTACAAAATCCATTTTGATTAGTGGGAGGTCTCTTGAGGCATGCCTAATACCTTTCCTAGGGAACATATTTTCactaaatgtatataaaatttgcCAGTGATTTTGTGTAAAAGGACATTGTGagggaacaaataaataaatttatctcaACTGGCTAGTATTCAGACTCAGTGCAATGAATTTCTCATGGAGAGTTATAAATTcctatatttaaattcaaataacaGACTTCATAGGTATAAGTTAAAGGAGACCTGTCTTGGGAAGAGTGTGATGATTTAAATTAATCATAAATTCAAATAATCCGAAAAAGtattaaaagcttttttaaaaaataatgcaaacttAAGTGTCATTATTAGAAGAATAAGGTTCAAATCAGGGACGTTGATACAACCACTGTAATTTGGTCTTATAAGTACTGTGATTACTTGTATATCACATTTTGAGAAGGTTTAAGAGAAGTACCAAGattttgagaattttagcatccggATAAGTTGGGTAATAACCAAGGGAAACCAGAATGTTAAGAACGGAGAAGAAAAAGCCCAGGCAAGGATGGAGGGACAGTGATAATATTGGAAAGGATGTCATGCGGAAGATGGAGTACATTCCATTTTGCACAGAGAAAACTAAAGAACTAGCGAGTGGGAACAATAGGAATCTAGAAATGAGAAATCACAACTACCCCACCATGAAACAGACTACCTTGCAAAAGGAGCAACCAGTCCTTTAGTCACGGCTAGGTAATGCTTTGTCTGGGATATTGTAAAAGTGTAAAAATATTACAACTATTAACTCAAACctttaaaattatcttaattcTGAACTTATAATTTTATGTGAAATCTACTCTATTAGTAACTGCCCAGAACATTTCTGTTATACTGTTAAGGAggtaaactttattattattatttttttaatcttctagtAAAGTATCTAATTCTAACTAGGCAAAGcatttaaatgtattatattttaaaactctcgCAAACTACAAATTGTTTCAccgcacttttctttttttaaaagattttatttatttattttgagagagagtgcgtgaaTTGGGGGGAGGAACCAAAGGAGAGGGAGTCTCAgacagactccacacccagcagggggcccgatgcagggcttgatcccaggaccctgagatcatgaccagagctgaaatcaagagtgggatgtctaaccacctgagccacccaggtgccccttattaatAATCTTACTTATCTAAATAAACTTGGTATGATAGAGTGACTGCCCAAGGACTCACAGCTAATGAATTTCAAACCAGACTTCAGGCCCCAAAAATCAGGCCCTAAATTCTGTGCTTCTGACATAACATTACTCTTTTATTTAACCGTGAAAACACGTTGTTCTAAACAGAAAATATCGGATCAGAAGTATTCAACAAAacttattgttttttatttatttacttacttcttTAAAGACTTCTTTTATTTGTTGCTATTTTTACTGGAGAATCAATATTGTGGCTCCACATACTATGTTTTTTTCAGGAAGTTATTTTGTACTCTTAAGCAGGGTTGATCAGTGGCATCTTAGAAACCATCACCATTTCTTTCACAGAACTGATTCAGGTAAGAAACTTCGGATGCTACCATTTGAATACCCATGTTCCTCACCCAGAATTGCTGTCTTGTTTGAGGGAACATCACCCAATGATTGTGTAAGAGAACTTACACAAGCACAAGACATACTTATCATAGTTGGTCAAGAATCACTCAGTCTCTTTGATAAAAGAGGAACTATGAAGAAGTGGTGAAAGCATCTTCTTTGTATAAGCCTCATGGAGAACTACTTCCTCCTTTTCAATGAATTTAATTTTGAGGTCAATTAGGtgggtttttctgtttgcttattttttgttttttgtttttgtagtccATTTACCACTTTGGAATATTGAAGACCTCCACAAGATGGATGCATTTTATGGACAGAGTCTTCTTTGCTGTGCGTTCGATATGTACAATGTATCTTCAAAATCCTTCATCAAGTATTCCAATCTTTGGAGAAGTTTGTCTTCAAATGAATATCATGTTGTTCCAAATAGTGGATATATGAGATGAACAGagtgatttatatatattagtactcaataaatatttgaaggttGAACttgtaaaaacaaagcaaaattaatttatatgaaaGTCAGCTAGCTGAACAAGTTACAAAAAAGATACTGCCTCTGTACATTTAAATGTGCATGATGCCTCTTGGAtgcttatttaatcctcactgaACCATTTATcttcagtattatttttataacaaagttTTGTTTATATCCAAGGTCTGTTTTGTTGGTTTGGTTCTTAACATGTTAGGGAATTTTTGATGTCCTTTGAAGATTTGATGAGCCTAGTTAGACTCTCTTCCCAGGAAAATgcttttctgaatatatctgtcaaattttattaataaatattgttaGAGGTTACTAACCCCTGGGCTCTGGGGATCTATGTCCCACTGGTCAAGAATCCTTTATCTGTTTACTACTGGTAAATTTTATACTATTTAtttcatcatctttaaaaattcttacatctttttttttaaagattttatttatttgccagagagagagagaaggagagatcacaagtcagcaggcAGTTAGAAagtgggaaacaggctctctgcctaatgagggactcggtcccaggaccctgagatcatgacctgagctgaaggcagaggcctaacccactgagccacccagactcccctaaaAATTCCTACATTTTTAAGGTAAGCTACATAACATAGCCTTTAACTTAGACATTAAGAAGAGGTAGATTGTTTCCCTATTGTATTTAAAAGTTATGAgttaataagaaagaaataatatgtgTCTAGAACAAGGTAGGTATAAAATGGCCTAAACCCTCATGTTCAAACATTTTActgtgaaaaaggagaaaaaagaccaAACTCATGCTTTCCTATCAGATTACTCTCAGAGGCCAGAGTTTTGAATCCGTTGTCAGCTAACTATGGGACTGAAACTTACAGAAAGTAATTGAAGGATCATCTCATTTCCACAGTGACTTTGCTTTTGCAGGAAAACATAATTAGTGAGAGATGAAAAAGTATATTCCTTTACACACttgtcttttgcatttttatttttcaaatagcaCAACCTGAACAAACATTTTTGACATGTTTTCTTGAATTCATTATTCTTATGGAAAAATAATAGCACACAAGGAGCCACCTTTTCTTTGCACTTAGTTGTGCAAGGCACATTAGTTCTTATTATCTTTACTACCCTGGGAGGTTGGTattattacctttttcttttaaagaatttacttatttatttaaaagagagagaatgagagagagagagcacaagaagggggagggtcagagggagaccagcagactccctgctgggcagggagcctgatgtgggactcgatcgggactccaggatcatgacctgagccgacaggcagttgcttaagcaactgagccacctgggtgccctacCCTTAATTTACTAATGCGAAACGTGAGAGAAATGAGGTAACTCGTAGCTAGTAAATGATAGTATTGGAGTTTAATCACAGATTTACTTGAATTATTCTGCTTTTTATAGAGAAAATTGTACGTATGAAATCAGCATCTTCATGTTGTTCTTAATCACTTTTTATGAGTTTGCAGTTTCCTGGGCAGCAAGATGAACAGATGTAAACAAAAGTACAATTCATGCCTGTATCTTTAAGCCTATGAATGTAGATGCACTTAATGAATGTTAAGCTCCAGAAAAATAGAGGCAGTATTCTTCCCTTGCTTGTCTAAAGGGCAGGTTTTCCTTTCAAACTCAGTCTTCCTTACGGGGCCACTTTGTCCCAAAATGGTGccgcaaatatatatatatttttttaaatcaataaatccACAGTtgtattaagaaatattttattaacaaaacagtaaattCCACTTGCTTAGCATTTCCAATAATGGATAAATTGGCCttgcaacagaaaaaaaacaaaacaaaacccttagaTACCCAATCACACAAAGTACTAGAAGGGTAGGGTTATGTGGCCTTCCTTTGATGTCTTGGGGACTGACCACCTCACACATTATTGTagtatttgtgtttgtttgtttgtttttaaaggcaaCACATTACATGGATAAAAAAGAAGCATACTCAATCAGAAAAGTTACAGTCTAGACATGTAATCAAATTTATGCCAGGTAGTGTGAAATCCTGTTAACTGCAAACTATTCATGGAACCCGGATACATTTGGTATGAAGATATTTAGGATcttattcatgtcttttttttctctctagctcatgttcctctcttttctttctccattcaaaaagaaagaaagaagaaaagaagaaaaaaatgctagaTTTTGTGTAGGCCAATAACATTAGAAGTATTTTTACTGACAATATTAGATTACATCAttgcatgaaattttaaaatttatgctgGAAAGAAACAATGAAATCAATCCCAAACAACATTCTTCATAGATATACTGCTTAAAAataccattatttattttctatcagATTGTGGAATCTTTCCAGATGGAAACTCGTTCAAGTTCAGTAGATCATGTGGAAAAGcaactgtttctttttaaatcttcaagATGTAAATTAGTGGTTTCATATTTACCTTCTTATTTCACTGGCTTTCCCTGAGTAAGActgaatgagaggaaaaaaaaaaaaaagacatgaattctTGAAgctaacaacttaaaaaaaagaagaagaaaatctgaaatacAAGATATGGATactaaattttagttttaaaccTCTACTTTCTGGGTCATGAAAAGACTTTAAGACTTTTCACACACCACAATTACTTGGCAACCATAGATAGTGGTGATTTgctataaattatacatatttctAAGGTGCTGTATGTCTGAAATCCAGGCCACTTCTTGGCTTTTTTTCATCATCTAAAGTATCACAAAagatgttttgcatttttttttgcctttgctgaTTAAAGCTAATTGTAAAGGTATTCTCTTTTATTAAATCTAATATCATCCATTTAGGAGATGTTAAAGTAATGCGACCAATTTTTACTGAGGCATCACCTTCCAATCTAATAATGCCTTCCCTTTGCATTGCCTGctcatattaataatttattgctATGAACATCATTGATACAATATGCAAAAACAAGTATATAATCTATACTTTTCTATTACTTAATGTGTGTTAAACTAAAACTATATTTAATGGTATATACGTGAAACCAGAGAAGTTAAAATATGGTCAATAATCaacaaataatgattttttttagatgGATAGTAATACAGAatcaaaaattactgaaaatactTCCTTAGTTGAGAAAATGTTTACTTTCCAAAGTATTCATCATGCATATCAGGCTCAgagacaatatatatatatatatatatatatatatatatatatattattggaaACAAAGTATTTAATTGCAGCAGCCAGGGTTAAGGTGTAGATTAACCAATTTTGCTTCCGTAACCTCCCTTACATAATGGTTCATATTCATGCAGCAATATACCAGTGATATTCTATTTGATAAGAAAAGGTTCCATTTCATTAGGGACTAAAATATTCTCAGGGTTTCTTGAGAGCATGATCTCAATGAAGCAAATCACCCCATTTGTCATCAATACCTTGGCACaactatcttccttccttcctgcttttcaATTTGCCAGTAAACATTTGCTGTTACATATATGCTCGGGTTTTCCATCATATCTGATGGATTCCTCTGgattggttgtgtgtgtgtgtgcgtgtgtgtatgtgtatgtgtgtgtgtgtgtgatcgtAAATGATAAAAGTATGTGGAAATGTGAGTAttggggggagaaaagaagattataagatacatatgtatatattttaccttCTAATTCACACCTTCATACAAATACTAAAACTTAATTGCAACAGAATGAAAGCTGtacatgttagaaaaaaaaagtagctgaGTCTTTTTATATACATTCATACATATCTTCCTTAGAATAAACActacattgtaattttttttaaaaaagtaagtaacTGTGGCAATTTATAatggtggcaaaaaaaaaaaaaaacctgaaataattGTTGCTCTGATGTCATAAAACTCCCTATACTTAGCAACACTTATAACATTGAATTTACCAAAAATGGCTGAAGAGCAGAgatatattttgcattttctataCAACAGGCTATAAAACGTCACTTATCACAGTCCAGAAAGCACACAGAGAtggattttatataaacatatgtaataACATATTAAGCGTGCATGAAAATTTCCCAATGATTGCATCTATGccctcttggttttttgtttattttgaaattttagtgTGAAATGTGCCTTATATTTCAAGTTGTTGAAAATAAGGCCTCCAGACTTTTTTCCCTCACAACCAGAAAGGGGCTTTTTGAATGTGTTCCTACACGAGTCTTCAAAAAAGCCAGCACTTTGTTTCAAATGCAAGTTCCAACCACCGCTCCAGTTGCGCCAGGTGGCAAACCCAAAGGTTTGCAGGTTGGGTCATTCAAAATGACACAGTCTTCTCTGGCAATCAGACTAACTGACTTCTCAGGAAAGCGCTAGCACTTTGGCTAAATCCAGGATCATaggtagcttctttttttttttttttttttttttttgtggtgtgtgttgtgtttttgtgttgtgCCTTGATGTTGTAATACTCCTTTGCTTTATGAATGCGTGCGGTCATCACTGTCTTTTAGGAATGTTCCAGCAACATAAAGACAGGCAGAGTAAATGAAAACACTGTGGATGTTAGGGAATTTATtggcccctgtttttttttttttttttttcctttcttttttggagaaacaAGAGCAtgagatactttttattttttaaaaacagtctttCCTTCCTGATTGCATTCCCTGTCTTCTTTTGTATGTGCTTcataaaaaggaaagtaaataagTTTATATTATGTCTCAGATAAAATGAAGACTATTTCTATACAAGGGTCTTTTTAAGATCTTGGGATCAGACGTAATACTCTTTAtccttgtttttcttatttttgttggcGCTTTTCGCACTGCTGGGTTGTTTCTCCTTTACGACAGCCCCATTGGACTGTGCTGAGTTACTGATGTAGTTTCGACTCTCGTCCACATGGTATGAGCCTTCATCCCGGTTCCTGTACTTGTACATGGCATAGAGGAGGATGAGGATGCACAGGGCGGCAGCAGCCACTATCCCCACCACCATGCCCGTGGTGCTGCTGGACTCTCGGATCACTTCCGCGGAGCCTGGATATGGCTCTCTCCCGCCTGCTCGGGTTGGGTTAGCTGTAGGAAAGAGGGTGAGAAAAACAGCGTGACTACTGAGTTCACTGAACCCCGAGAGCTATAGTAACATTCACCATCTATTTCCATGCCTAATGGAATAACACCTACTGCTTTAGGAAAAGGCTACTGCTGCTAAAGGTAGCAATCCCTATGCCTTGTGGTCACTAAAAAATAGGGACTATGAATCAAAGGACTTGGGGAGAGATTTGTCTCCATCTGTTCTTTATCACAGATCagttttttaaacaagattttgtAAGTGCAGCCCCAAATAAGCTTCATGTAGCTCTTAAGGGTCACGTTGATGGGTCAGGTGAAAAATCATAAAGCCAACAtggtaaataaaattataatgacaCTATCTTATAATATCAGAGAGTATTAATTTAGCAATCAAATTGATGTTCATGCAGAACACTAGGGTTAACTCTAGACTCTGAATTATGATAGCTGAACTTAGTATTACTTTAGAAATCATATCGCCTCATATACTAATGAATACGGTATTGAACAATAGGATA comes from Neovison vison isolate M4711 chromosome 8, ASM_NN_V1, whole genome shotgun sequence and encodes:
- the NRXN1 gene encoding neurexin-1 isoform X25 — its product is MDMRWHCENSQTTDDILVASAECPSDDEDIDPCEPSSGGLANPTRAGGREPYPGSAEVIRESSSTTGMVVGIVAAAALCILILLYAMYKYRNRDEGSYHVDESRNYISNSAQSNGAVVKEKQPSSAKSANKNKKNKDKEYYV